Proteins co-encoded in one Kribbella qitaiheensis genomic window:
- a CDS encoding DUF1203 domain-containing protein, translating into MNGDLEYLPVPAPALDRIRCNDHDDYGNSLIAQSSGAGAPLRCCLRMSTEGEQIALIAYQPSPLGGPYAEIGPVFIHVDECSGPALSGFPLDFLDRRAVLRPYDAAGLMLDGVLAEPGTSEGELKRLFDDPAVELVHVRNVIAGCWNFSVRRSVG; encoded by the coding sequence ATGAACGGTGACCTCGAATATCTGCCCGTCCCGGCTCCCGCCCTGGACCGGATCCGCTGCAACGACCATGACGACTACGGCAACTCGCTGATCGCACAGAGCTCCGGCGCCGGAGCGCCGCTGAGATGCTGCCTTCGCATGTCCACCGAAGGCGAGCAGATCGCTCTGATCGCCTACCAACCGTCGCCCCTGGGTGGCCCGTACGCCGAGATCGGGCCGGTGTTCATCCACGTCGACGAGTGCTCGGGTCCGGCCCTCTCTGGCTTCCCTTTGGACTTCCTGGACCGGCGAGCGGTCTTGCGGCCGTACGACGCCGCTGGGCTGATGCTGGACGGAGTACTGGCCGAGCCTGGCACCAGTGAGGGTGAGCTGAAGCGGCTCTTCGACGACCCGGCCGTGGAGCTGGTGCACGTCCGGAACGTGATCGCAGGCTGCTGGAACTTCTCCGTCCGCCGTTCAGTTGGGTGA
- the cpaB gene encoding Flp pilus assembly protein CpaB, protein MSRSHSLLRDLLKAVRWHRRLLAGLSAAAAVYFALAAVSPDPPPTVAVLAAARDLPGGVVPTSGDLRTLHLPAGALPTGVLRPGADLAKRVLASPVRSGEPLTDARFLSPNTPGPGLGAYPLRLDDADIVALLRVGDRIDLYAATSTGADSAALLADGVRVIALPDTRASPTTGALVVIAASPDTIAHLAQATTNTRLTLALTGPPTSS, encoded by the coding sequence ATGAGCCGATCCCACTCCCTTCTTCGCGACCTCCTCAAAGCCGTCCGCTGGCACCGCCGGCTCCTCGCCGGGCTGTCCGCGGCCGCTGCCGTCTACTTCGCCTTGGCCGCGGTATCTCCTGACCCGCCGCCGACAGTCGCAGTGCTGGCCGCCGCACGCGACCTCCCCGGCGGAGTCGTGCCAACCAGCGGCGACCTCCGCACGCTGCACCTACCAGCCGGAGCTTTGCCGACCGGCGTACTACGCCCCGGCGCCGACCTCGCCAAACGAGTCCTGGCTTCCCCAGTGCGATCCGGCGAACCGCTGACGGACGCCCGCTTCCTCTCCCCCAACACCCCCGGACCAGGCCTAGGCGCCTATCCACTCCGCCTCGACGACGCCGACATCGTGGCCCTCCTCCGCGTCGGCGACCGGATCGACCTCTACGCCGCAACCAGCACCGGCGCGGACTCAGCCGCCCTACTCGCCGACGGAGTCCGCGTAATCGCCCTCCCCGACACCCGAGCCTCACCCACCACCGGAGCCCTGGTAGTCATCGCCGCCTCCCCCGACACGATCGCCCACCTGGCCCAAGCCACCACCAACACTCGCCTCACACTCGCCCTGACCGGCCCACCCACCTCCTCATGA
- the mscL gene encoding large conductance mechanosensitive channel protein MscL yields MLKGFKEFIMRGNVVDLAVAVVIGAAFGQVVTAIVNGLINPIVAAIFGKPNLANVMTFTINKADFSIGLILQAALNFLFVAAAIYFLIVMPLNKLAERRARGVEVEPDPLTTDQQLLTEIRDSLRRP; encoded by the coding sequence ATGCTCAAGGGCTTCAAAGAATTCATCATGCGCGGGAACGTCGTAGACCTAGCGGTCGCCGTCGTGATCGGCGCGGCCTTCGGCCAGGTTGTGACAGCGATCGTCAATGGACTCATCAATCCGATCGTTGCCGCCATCTTCGGCAAGCCGAACCTGGCGAACGTGATGACCTTCACCATCAACAAGGCGGATTTCTCGATCGGCCTGATCCTGCAGGCAGCGCTGAACTTCCTGTTCGTCGCGGCGGCGATCTACTTCCTGATCGTGATGCCGCTGAACAAGCTGGCCGAGCGTCGCGCCCGCGGCGTCGAGGTGGAGCCGGACCCGCTGACCACCGACCAGCAGCTGCTGACCGAGATCCGCGACTCGCTCCGCCGCCCCTGA
- a CDS encoding alpha/beta fold hydrolase encodes MTAELFLVHGGLWEAMDAAGFWRTPRIVAGLEAAGMTVIAPDRPRRALSWSQEVDELGGLLPSRPVMLVGASNGCSVAARLALTYPAAVCQLLLAWPGTGGDSSVDERTRAGPGRARCFRGCGRRAARGGDVAWSC; translated from the coding sequence ATGACGGCCGAGCTGTTCCTAGTCCATGGCGGGCTGTGGGAAGCCATGGACGCAGCCGGTTTCTGGCGTACGCCGCGGATCGTGGCGGGCCTCGAAGCGGCAGGCATGACGGTGATCGCGCCCGATCGTCCACGCCGGGCGCTCAGTTGGTCCCAAGAGGTCGATGAGCTCGGTGGCCTCCTTCCCAGCCGGCCGGTGATGCTGGTCGGCGCCTCGAACGGATGCTCGGTGGCCGCGCGATTGGCGCTGACCTACCCGGCAGCCGTCTGCCAACTGCTGCTGGCATGGCCGGGGACCGGCGGAGACTCGTCCGTCGACGAGCGGACCCGGGCGGGGCCTGGTCGGGCGAGGTGCTTCCGAGGCTGTGGCCGACGGGCTGCTCGCGGGGGAGACGTTGCGTGGAGTTGCTGA
- a CDS encoding alpha/beta hydrolase, which produces MRLVLAVILLLTCACTGPSESKESCAGVAGFTCTTLRVPLDHHQPGGKALDLAVVVADNADAPRGVLLMLTGGPGQPGVGLLARVRTYLDPAVLREYRLVMFDQRGTGTPGINCPSLQTAVGGSDFLTPPVDAVQDCARQLGPDRDYYGTPDTVEDIELLRQSLNQERLTLDGTSYGSFTAAQYGLKYPSRVRSLVLDSVVPHGGINPFGVDLMAATGPVLAAACKRDPACTSDPVADLAWLVRHGELDGAPLNGTSLMESLSILSLNAVNPSFDGIPRVLHAARGGDTAGLNDLFQQATSRSAAYDDLSAGLHLATFCSDLRFPWGTSATPLADRPAPLESALKRLDPAYLYPFDVATARNQLMTDACLRWPPTRTSTYPADQTLLPPTLILHGSNDLFCPATWATWEQAHARNARLVLVPGSGHGVQRSPTNPTGKTETRNFLLR; this is translated from the coding sequence ATGCGGCTGGTCCTGGCAGTCATCCTCCTGCTGACCTGTGCCTGCACGGGCCCGTCGGAGTCAAAGGAGTCCTGCGCAGGCGTAGCCGGATTCACCTGTACGACGTTGCGCGTACCCCTCGATCATCATCAGCCTGGCGGCAAGGCACTCGACCTCGCGGTAGTCGTAGCAGACAACGCCGACGCACCACGCGGCGTACTCCTGATGCTCACCGGCGGCCCCGGCCAACCAGGAGTTGGCCTGCTGGCACGTGTTCGCACCTACCTCGATCCAGCCGTACTGCGTGAGTACAGGCTGGTCATGTTCGACCAGCGCGGCACAGGTACGCCTGGTATCAACTGCCCTTCGTTGCAGACAGCTGTCGGTGGCTCCGACTTCCTGACTCCCCCGGTGGATGCCGTGCAGGACTGCGCCCGTCAGCTCGGCCCGGACCGCGACTACTACGGCACGCCCGACACCGTCGAAGACATCGAACTCCTGCGCCAGTCACTCAACCAGGAGCGGCTCACCCTCGACGGCACGTCGTACGGGAGCTTCACGGCGGCTCAGTACGGGCTGAAGTACCCGAGCCGCGTCCGCTCTCTCGTACTGGACTCCGTAGTGCCGCACGGCGGCATCAATCCCTTCGGTGTCGACCTGATGGCCGCAACAGGCCCAGTTCTCGCTGCTGCCTGCAAGCGCGACCCCGCCTGTACTTCGGACCCTGTGGCCGACCTTGCCTGGTTGGTGCGCCACGGCGAACTGGACGGAGCTCCACTGAACGGCACCAGCCTCATGGAGTCGCTGTCGATCCTCAGCCTGAACGCCGTGAACCCCTCCTTCGACGGCATCCCTCGCGTCCTGCACGCCGCCCGTGGCGGTGACACGGCCGGCCTCAACGACCTCTTCCAGCAGGCGACCAGCCGCAGCGCGGCGTACGACGACCTATCGGCAGGACTCCACCTGGCAACCTTCTGCTCCGACCTCCGCTTCCCCTGGGGAACCTCCGCCACCCCGCTCGCGGATCGCCCCGCGCCCCTGGAATCCGCCCTGAAACGCCTGGACCCCGCCTACCTCTACCCCTTCGACGTGGCGACCGCGCGAAACCAACTAATGACCGACGCCTGCCTCCGCTGGCCCCCCACCCGAACTTCGACCTACCCCGCCGATCAGACCCTCCTCCCACCCACCCTGATCCTCCACGGCAGCAACGACCTCTTCTGCCCCGCGACCTGGGCCACCTGGGAACAAGCCCACGCCCGCAACGCCCGCCTGGTACTGGTCCCAGGCAGCGGCCACGGCGTCCAACGCAGCCCCACCAACCCAACCGGCAAAACCGAAACCCGAAACTTCCTCCTCCGCTGA
- a CDS encoding SigE family RNA polymerase sigma factor → MEFEEYASARGQELVRLGFTVSGDYQRAEDLAQIALMQAFRSWKKVQRADDPHTYVRRILINSYLSMTRRRSFTEAPAAEIDTEHTVPDPANDIVNSDDLWRALATLSARERVVLVLRYYQDMDDRTIADLLGIKPSSVRATASRALAALRRTRQSHRVDERLP, encoded by the coding sequence GTGGAATTCGAGGAGTACGCGTCCGCGCGCGGACAGGAACTGGTGCGTCTCGGCTTCACCGTCTCCGGCGACTACCAGCGGGCGGAGGATCTGGCCCAGATCGCGCTGATGCAGGCGTTCCGGTCCTGGAAGAAGGTGCAGCGGGCGGACGACCCGCACACCTACGTCCGGCGGATCCTGATCAATTCGTACCTGTCGATGACGCGTCGCCGATCCTTCACCGAGGCCCCGGCGGCCGAGATCGACACCGAGCACACGGTGCCCGACCCCGCCAACGACATCGTGAACTCCGACGACCTCTGGCGAGCACTCGCCACGTTGTCGGCCCGGGAAAGGGTCGTCCTGGTCCTGCGCTACTACCAGGACATGGACGACCGGACGATCGCCGACCTGCTCGGCATCAAACCGTCCTCCGTGCGAGCGACCGCCAGCCGGGCGCTCGCCGCACTGCGGAGAACGAGACAGTCCCACCGTGTTGATGAGAGGTTGCCGTGA
- a CDS encoding META domain-containing protein: MTSTQALAGTWRPVKMSGFTTLKVGRPEDPTLTFRSDGTWTGSDGCNSLGGTFTIGQRGEFTSHAKGQRLIECGNVPHTAILAAAQRITADRSTLRFYAGDGREVATYARTR; the protein is encoded by the coding sequence GTGACGTCCACTCAAGCATTGGCCGGCACCTGGCGTCCGGTGAAAATGAGCGGCTTCACCACGCTCAAGGTCGGCCGGCCCGAAGACCCGACCCTGACCTTCCGTAGCGACGGCACCTGGACCGGCTCGGACGGCTGCAACAGCCTCGGCGGGACGTTCACGATCGGCCAGCGCGGCGAATTCACCAGCCACGCGAAGGGTCAGCGGTTGATCGAATGCGGCAACGTGCCGCACACCGCGATCCTCGCCGCGGCCCAGCGGATCACCGCGGACCGGTCGACACTCCGGTTCTATGCCGGCGACGGGCGTGAAGTTGCGACATACGCTCGCACACGGTAG
- a CDS encoding S1 family peptidase, with product MRLSATVPLLALCSLSLTVASLSALPTSASVAGPASCTHADPATTSKDASRLSQPTSASDPRPLGQALGEGVSAAVRSIEPLTNTGRPTSGLPYGLSQGIVGILGSPKTGYKVVLDDSVVDDSKYQNAVSRNVPQAGLKMLGVERSCRSARSIAAAWNKIGARSWSPDAAKTTFTADLEPASENILVEYDQATTSAGSLSGLRGIDGVAIVAGSPQRMSRLSDTATGGHWGGARITSTTKNCTAGFSVVIQATNTRGAVTAGHCGGVGTVWKSGPNYYGTTTVRTNYPDYDQSLLAGSSYGAKIWTDGPGDSVDTRTVTGASDPAVGTSICQSGSFSTSLCGITVRSTSAEYCDADGCTTYVIRATRSGLVAIVSGDSGGPIYTRPTATTATIRGLAFAGSGCTAGRCTTLYAERYASIAGHLNIRALVG from the coding sequence GTGCGACTCTCAGCTACCGTCCCGCTGCTCGCCCTTTGCTCTCTGTCACTCACCGTCGCATCGCTGTCGGCGTTGCCCACCTCCGCCTCGGTGGCAGGCCCGGCCAGCTGCACGCACGCCGACCCGGCGACCACGTCCAAGGACGCGAGCCGGCTCTCCCAACCGACCAGCGCGAGCGATCCACGCCCGCTCGGCCAGGCGCTCGGCGAAGGGGTTTCGGCCGCCGTCCGCTCGATCGAGCCGCTGACCAACACCGGCCGCCCCACCTCCGGCCTGCCGTACGGGCTGAGCCAGGGCATCGTAGGTATCCTCGGCTCCCCCAAGACCGGCTACAAGGTCGTGCTCGACGACTCGGTCGTGGACGACTCGAAGTACCAGAACGCCGTCTCCCGCAACGTCCCGCAGGCCGGCCTGAAGATGCTGGGTGTCGAGCGCAGTTGCCGCTCCGCCCGCTCCATCGCCGCCGCCTGGAACAAGATCGGCGCCCGTAGCTGGTCGCCGGACGCCGCGAAGACCACCTTCACCGCCGACCTCGAGCCGGCCAGCGAGAACATCCTGGTCGAGTACGACCAGGCAACCACCTCCGCCGGCAGCCTTTCGGGCCTGCGCGGGATCGACGGTGTCGCGATCGTTGCCGGCAGCCCCCAGCGGATGAGCCGCCTGAGCGACACCGCGACCGGCGGCCACTGGGGTGGCGCGCGGATCACCTCGACCACGAAGAACTGCACCGCCGGTTTCTCGGTCGTCATCCAGGCCACCAACACCCGCGGTGCTGTCACCGCCGGCCACTGCGGCGGCGTCGGCACCGTCTGGAAGTCGGGCCCCAACTACTACGGCACCACCACGGTCCGGACCAACTACCCCGACTACGACCAGTCCCTGCTGGCCGGCAGTTCGTACGGCGCCAAGATCTGGACCGACGGCCCCGGCGACAGCGTCGACACCCGCACCGTCACCGGCGCCTCCGACCCCGCGGTCGGCACGTCCATCTGCCAGTCCGGCTCCTTCAGCACCTCGCTGTGCGGCATCACCGTCCGCTCCACCAGCGCCGAGTACTGCGACGCCGACGGCTGCACCACCTACGTGATCCGGGCAACCCGAAGCGGCCTGGTAGCCATCGTCAGCGGCGACTCCGGCGGCCCCATCTACACCCGCCCCACCGCAACCACCGCCACCATCCGAGGCCTGGCCTTCGCCGGCTCCGGCTGCACAGCCGGCCGCTGCACCACCCTCTACGCCGAGCGCTACGCCTCCATAGCCGGCCACCTGAACATCCGAGCCCTAGTCGGCTAA
- a CDS encoding serine/threonine-protein kinase: MRTEESEGRLLAGRYRLLGSLGRGGMGVVWHAHDEVLHREVAVKEILLPPELPDEERKMLRRRTLREARSAARLSHPNVVAVYDVVEEEGRPWIVMEFVKSRTLADALRQEGPLPFRLVAEIGLQVLDALEAAHPAGVLHRDVKPSNVLLAEGGRVVLTDFGIATLEGDPSLTQSGTLVGSPAYIAPERVQARGAGPESDLWSLGATLYTAVEGRPPHDRGGVLPTLTAAVTEAPDPPKLAGPLWPALEALLRKNPAERADARTARSLLHRAATAPPSTAAPAQPTTPTSQPSAAWEHGQGTRVLPGAPLVPQPPPTLAEPEPQPVVPQPEPVGSGSSLVVPEPRGSAVSSASGSPVVPPPASPVAPARSSGQRRPKVLVALAVCAVIVAGLGAWAAFRPKDDNQQSRQPGASSAAPTVAPSTRPSGGTPTASGKSSAPPSSGPQSSAPSSPVSSVPSSRPTQPTTQPTNPSGAVVPAGFERHNDPTGFSLAVPINWTVRREGGRVYFRDPRGSRLLLIDQTDQPKADPVADWRQQEEARRDGYPEYRRIRIEAVDYFEKAADWEFTYAVRGGRQHVLNRGVVTSPRQAYGIYWSTPDGQWAASQTMLRTITASFRPAA, encoded by the coding sequence ATGCGCACCGAAGAGTCGGAGGGTCGTCTCCTGGCCGGGCGGTACCGGCTGCTCGGCTCCCTGGGGCGGGGCGGGATGGGCGTGGTCTGGCACGCCCATGATGAGGTGCTCCACCGCGAGGTGGCGGTCAAGGAGATCTTGCTGCCGCCCGAACTGCCCGACGAAGAACGCAAGATGCTGCGCCGCCGGACCCTCCGGGAGGCCCGCTCGGCCGCCAGGCTCAGCCACCCGAACGTCGTCGCCGTGTACGACGTGGTGGAGGAGGAGGGGCGGCCGTGGATCGTGATGGAGTTCGTCAAGTCCCGTACGTTGGCGGACGCTCTGCGGCAAGAGGGGCCGTTGCCGTTCCGGCTGGTGGCGGAGATCGGGCTGCAGGTGCTGGACGCACTGGAAGCGGCGCACCCGGCGGGCGTTCTGCATCGCGACGTGAAGCCCAGCAACGTACTGCTGGCTGAGGGCGGCCGGGTGGTGCTCACGGACTTCGGCATCGCGACCCTGGAAGGCGATCCGTCGCTCACCCAGTCGGGCACGCTGGTGGGATCACCGGCGTACATCGCCCCGGAGCGGGTGCAGGCACGAGGCGCGGGCCCGGAGTCGGACCTGTGGTCGCTGGGCGCCACCCTTTACACAGCCGTCGAAGGTCGCCCACCCCACGACCGCGGTGGTGTGCTCCCCACGCTGACCGCTGCCGTAACCGAGGCGCCAGATCCGCCGAAGTTGGCCGGCCCGCTCTGGCCGGCTCTCGAAGCTCTACTTCGCAAGAACCCAGCCGAGCGCGCAGACGCCCGCACCGCCCGCTCCCTGCTACACCGGGCGGCCACAGCCCCACCCTCCACCGCCGCACCCGCTCAGCCCACCACCCCCACCTCGCAACCCAGCGCAGCCTGGGAACACGGCCAGGGGACGCGTGTCCTTCCAGGAGCACCGCTCGTTCCGCAGCCTCCGCCGACTCTGGCGGAGCCCGAGCCGCAGCCGGTTGTGCCGCAGCCGGAGCCGGTTGGTTCGGGGTCATCGCTGGTTGTGCCGGAGCCGCGGGGCTCGGCTGTCTCGTCCGCATCGGGTTCGCCAGTGGTTCCGCCTCCTGCCTCCCCAGTTGCTCCGGCCAGGTCGTCGGGGCAGCGGCGACCGAAGGTGCTCGTGGCCTTGGCTGTCTGTGCAGTGATAGTGGCTGGCCTCGGGGCGTGGGCGGCGTTCCGGCCGAAGGACGACAACCAGCAGAGCCGGCAGCCAGGCGCGTCCAGCGCGGCGCCTACGGTCGCCCCAAGCACACGTCCATCGGGTGGTACGCCAACCGCCTCCGGGAAGAGCAGCGCGCCCCCGAGCAGTGGACCTCAAAGCAGCGCTCCTTCGTCGCCGGTGTCATCGGTTCCAAGTAGTAGGCCCACGCAGCCCACCACTCAGCCGACGAACCCCTCGGGCGCGGTAGTACCGGCCGGTTTCGAGCGGCACAACGATCCGACCGGGTTCTCGCTGGCGGTACCGATCAACTGGACCGTACGGCGCGAGGGCGGACGCGTGTACTTCCGTGACCCCCGCGGATCTCGCTTGCTCCTCATCGACCAGACCGATCAGCCGAAAGCGGACCCGGTGGCCGACTGGCGTCAGCAGGAGGAGGCGCGACGCGACGGATATCCGGAGTACAGGCGGATCCGGATCGAGGCGGTGGACTACTTCGAGAAGGCGGCGGACTGGGAGTTCACCTATGCGGTCCGGGGTGGGCGGCAGCATGTACTGAACCGCGGGGTCGTCACGAGTCCGCGACAGGCGTACGGGATCTACTGGTCGACCCCGGACGGTCAGTGGGCGGCCAGCCAAACCATGTTGCGCACCATCACCGCCAGCTTCCGCCCGGCCGCCTGA
- a CDS encoding YiaA/YiaB family inner membrane protein has protein sequence MTKTVQPSQTAAFYAQAVASFVVSLGAMGIALVYLPAAGWVRGFLGLGLLYVVTSTVTLCKVVRDRQETAGVSNRVDQARLDKLLAEHDPFKVEV, from the coding sequence ATGACTAAGACTGTTCAGCCATCGCAGACGGCTGCGTTTTACGCGCAGGCTGTTGCGTCGTTTGTTGTTTCGTTGGGGGCTATGGGGATTGCGCTGGTGTATTTGCCGGCGGCTGGGTGGGTTCGGGGGTTTTTGGGGTTGGGGTTGTTGTATGTGGTGACGTCTACGGTGACGTTGTGCAAGGTGGTTCGGGATCGGCAGGAGACGGCCGGGGTGAGCAATCGGGTGGATCAGGCGCGCTTGGACAAGTTGCTGGCTGAACATGATCCTTTCAAGGTTGAGGTTTGA